From Hydra vulgaris chromosome 07, alternate assembly HydraT2T_AEP, a single genomic window includes:
- the LOC136082712 gene encoding uncharacterized protein LOC136082712: MKVAVNKVLEGTQLNVVARQFNIDRMTLKRYCRKKRLNPNEAFKPNDNNRQVFTAEDEKSLSSYLLIASKMNYGFSTRSTRLLAYKFALKNNKICPSSWIKNKIAGINWLQGFMKRQPELSLRTPEATSFARSTAFNKHTVREFFQNLKTPVKVLAGRGSKQVGRITSAERGTLVTACCASNAIGNSIPPLFIFPRVKFHDYMIKEGPPGCVGFANPSGWMNSEIFIERIKHFVKYSNCSQESPVLLLLDSHESHISVKGLELAIQHGITMISFPPHCSHKLQPLDRTVFGPLKRFYNSACDNWMVSNPRPMTIYDIVSIV, from the exons ATGAAAGTAGctgttaataaagttttagaagGAACACAACTGAATGTTGTTGCACGTCAGTTTAACATAGATAGAATgactttaaaaagatattgtcgTAAAAAGAGGCTTAATCCAAATGAAGCTTTCAAGCCTAACGACAACAATAGACAAGTTTTTACAGCagaagatgaaaaaagtttatcaagttATTTACTAATTGCATCAAAAATGAACTATGGCTTTTCAACTAGGTCAACGCGATTATTGgcatataaatttgctttaaaaaacaataagataTGCCCATCATCAtggatcaaaaataaaattgcaggCATTAATTGGTTGCAAGGTTTTATGAAAAGACAACCAGAGTTGTCTCTACGAACACCTGAAGCAACGAGCTTCGCTCGATCAACAGCTTTTAACAAACACACTGTAAGagagttttttcaaaatcttaaaACG CCGGTAAAGGTTTTAGCTGGTAGAGGAAGCAAACAAGTTGGAAGAATCACATCTGCAGAACGAGGAACATTGGTAACTGCATGTTGTGCCTCTAATGCTATTGGAAATTCCATTCctccattatttatttttcctagGGTAAAGTTTCATGATTACATGATTAAGGAAGGACCTCCTGGATGTGTGGGATTTGCAAATCCTTCTGGTTGGATGAACTCAGAAATTTTCATAGAACGgattaaacattttgttaaatattcaaACTGTTCTCAGGAATCTCCAGTTTTGTTACTTCTCGACAGTCATGAAAGTCATATTTCTGTTAAAGGCTTGGAGCTTGCAATTCAACACGGAATTACAATGATAAGTTTTCCTCCCCATTGCAGCCATAAATTGCAGCCATTAGATAGAACTGTTTTTGGACcattaaaaaggttttacaattCTGCATGTGATAATTGGATGGTTTCAAACCCAAGACCAATGACCATTTATGATATTGTTTCAATAGTCTGA